Genomic segment of Deltaproteobacteria bacterium:
TAATGCGTTAACCAGCACGCGAATATGAGGTTGAAAAGTTCTCGAGGCTCTGAGGTCCAAATCTCAACCCCTAGGCACGATCACTTTAGCCTTGACCAAGAGGTCATCCATATGAGGGTCGCCGCTGGAGCGCCGGGTCGGCAAAACCACCTCACCTTCAAAGTCACTTTACTCTCTTTTTAGGTGCAACAAAAATCCTCTAGCTTTTCTTAAGGTAATTAGGCTAAAAATGTCCCTCTGTGCCATCCATGAGCCTGGAATGGCAAAGCGCGAACTTAAAGGAGATTCAAATTATGGCAACGGTTTATTATGATCAAGATGCCGATTTAGCCTTATTAAAGGACAAAAAGATTATTATTTTTGGTTATGGGTCGCAGGGCCACGCCCATGCCCAAAATTTAAGGGATTCGGGGCTCGATGTCTCGATTGCCCTCAAAGCCAACGGCCCTTCTTATAAAAAGGCCGTAGCTGCCGGTTTTAAGGTTTATACGGATCCAGCCGAAGCTGCCAAGAATGCCGACATCGCCATGATTGTCATCCCCGATGAATCTCAAAAGGCACTTTATGACAGTGCCCTCAAAGATCATCTGAAAAAAAATGCCGCGTTATTTTTTGCCCATGGTTTTAATATTCATTTTAAACGAATCGTACCCCGCGCTGACTTAGATGTTATTCTCATTGCACCCAAGGGGCCAGGTCATTTGGTAAGAGATCAGTTTACCGATGGCAAAGGAGTCCCTTGTCTTATCGCCGTTGAACAAGATGCCACTGACATGGCGTGGAAGTTGGGGCTGGCCTATGCCCGCGGTATTGGGGGCACTCGAGCCGGCGTTATCAAAACCACTTTCAAAGAAGAATGCGAAACCGATTTGTTTGGTGAACAAGTGGTGCTGTGCGGTGGTTTAACCGCGCTCATTCAAAATGGTTTTGAAACCCTTATCGAAGCCGGTTACCAACCCGAGGTTGCCTATTTTGAATGCCTGCACGAAGTTAAGTTGATTGTTGATCTTGTCTATGCCGGTGGCATTGCCAACATGCGCTATTCTATTTCTGACACAGCCGAATATGGCGATGTTACGCGTGGCCCACGCATTATCGACAGCCACACCCGCAACACCATGGAAAAAATCTTAAAAGAAATTCAAAGTGGTGAATTTGCCAAAGAATATATTCAAGAAAAAGAAAGTGGCTCACCCAACTTTAATCGATTGCGCAAGATCGGCGAAAATCATCCTATTGAAAAGGTTGGCAAGCAGTTGCGTGCCATGATGCCTTGGATTGGCGGAGCCCTCGATCGCAATAAACGGTAACTCTTCCTATGCCTCGCTTTCGTTTTGCCCCCTCTCCCACTGGCCATTTACATATCGGCGGCACCCGTACCGCCCTTTATAATTTTTTGATGGCCAAAAAAACGGGGGGTCAATTTATTTTACGCATTGAAGACACCGATCAAGAACGCTCAACCCAAGAATATGTCGAATCGATCCTCCAAGGCATGCAGTGGCTAGGCCTTTCCTGGAATGAAGGCCCTTATTTTCAAACGGCTCGGGCTAAAATTTACCAAGAACATATTGAAAAACTACTACATCAAGGTCAAGCTTACCGCTGTTATTGTTCCGTCGAACAACTTGAGACCATGCGCAAAACAGCCCTGAAGGCTGGTCTTAAGCCAAAATACAATGGCACTTGTCGTGAGTTAAACCAACAAGACACCAACCAACCCCATTGCATCCGTTTTAAATCAAAACAATGGGGTGTCACAAAAGTTGTAGACCTTATCAAGGGTGGGGTAGACTTTGATAATGCCGAACTCGATGATTTTATCATCGCCCGCACCGATGGCTCTCCAACTTATAATTTCGTCGTTGTGGTTGATGATGTCGACATGAAAATCACCCACGTGATTCGTGGCGATGATCATCTCAACAATACCCCTCGCCAAGTTTTACTCTATGAAGCACTTAACTATCCCATTCCCCAATTCGCCCACGTCCCCATGATTTTAGGGGCTGATAAAAAACGTTTGTCCAAACGTCACGGCGCCACCAGTGTCACCGCTTACCGCGACATGGGTTATTTACCAGAGGCCTTGGTCAATTATTTAGTGAGATTGGGTTGGGCCTGTGGAGATGAAGAAATTTTTAATCTAGAAGAATTAATTCAAAAATTTGACATTCAAGATGTCGGCAAATCAGCCGGAGTTTTTAACCCAGAAAAATTATTATGGCTTAATGGGCATTACATCCGCCAAGCCACCCCTCAACATTTATTGGAACATGCAAAACCCTTCTTTGCTCAAAGCAGCATTTTGCTCAATGAAGATGCGTTCACCTTAAAGGCCATTGCCAGTTGCCAAGAAAAAGTCAAAACTCTATTAGAGCTAGTAACCTTATCGCAGTTTTATTTTACCGAAGATTACCCCTTTGTCGTTGAGGCAAAGGAAAAATTTCTTAAACCCGAACATAAGGCCTTGTTAACCGAATTAAAGACATTTTTAGAAACCTTAGATCCATTTTCAAAAGAAAACCTAGAAACCCAACTCAAGGCCTTTGCTGAAAAAAAATCTATTAAATTCAATGCCTTAGCTCAACCCTTGCGAGTTGCCCTCACCGGCACTACCGTAAGCCCCAGCCTATTTGACCTCCTTGCCATCCTCGGCAAAGAGAAAACCCTCACCCGCCTCCATCGAGTGTTGAATCTACCCTTAGCGTAGGTCGTATACTAAATGTATACGAAAAGATGCCTAATTTGCTGTTTGTACAGGAATTTCTATCGAGCTCAACCGAAAACTAGTTTAGAAAATTAAAAAATACCCATCCTACCCTGACACTTGGGAGGGACTCGAAAGAGTAACCCTCCCATTTTTTTTGTGGCTCGTCTAATGTGAAGGGTACCTCTAATAACCTGGATTTGGGGGGACCTCTAAAAAGGGCCCAGATGCA
This window contains:
- the ilvC gene encoding ketol-acid reductoisomerase, with the translated sequence MATVYYDQDADLALLKDKKIIIFGYGSQGHAHAQNLRDSGLDVSIALKANGPSYKKAVAAGFKVYTDPAEAAKNADIAMIVIPDESQKALYDSALKDHLKKNAALFFAHGFNIHFKRIVPRADLDVILIAPKGPGHLVRDQFTDGKGVPCLIAVEQDATDMAWKLGLAYARGIGGTRAGVIKTTFKEECETDLFGEQVVLCGGLTALIQNGFETLIEAGYQPEVAYFECLHEVKLIVDLVYAGGIANMRYSISDTAEYGDVTRGPRIIDSHTRNTMEKILKEIQSGEFAKEYIQEKESGSPNFNRLRKIGENHPIEKVGKQLRAMMPWIGGALDRNKR
- the gltX gene encoding glutamate--tRNA ligase translates to MPRFRFAPSPTGHLHIGGTRTALYNFLMAKKTGGQFILRIEDTDQERSTQEYVESILQGMQWLGLSWNEGPYFQTARAKIYQEHIEKLLHQGQAYRCYCSVEQLETMRKTALKAGLKPKYNGTCRELNQQDTNQPHCIRFKSKQWGVTKVVDLIKGGVDFDNAELDDFIIARTDGSPTYNFVVVVDDVDMKITHVIRGDDHLNNTPRQVLLYEALNYPIPQFAHVPMILGADKKRLSKRHGATSVTAYRDMGYLPEALVNYLVRLGWACGDEEIFNLEELIQKFDIQDVGKSAGVFNPEKLLWLNGHYIRQATPQHLLEHAKPFFAQSSILLNEDAFTLKAIASCQEKVKTLLELVTLSQFYFTEDYPFVVEAKEKFLKPEHKALLTELKTFLETLDPFSKENLETQLKAFAEKKSIKFNALAQPLRVALTGTTVSPSLFDLLAILGKEKTLTRLHRVLNLPLA